The stretch of DNA CCGTCGATCAGATTGGCCGGCTGGTGCTCGACTTCTACCGTTGTGCGATGCTTCCGCTCAGCGCCGAACGCGACACCGGACACAACGACGATCTTTCGAGTATCGGCGCCGACCTTGCGAAACCGCCCGACCCCACGGCCGACTGGGACGCCGACGTGTACCGCGAGAAGGTACCAGGTGCGCACTTCGATGCCGGCGTCGCGGGCGCAGTCCTGCAGAGCACCGCCGACGTGGTCACCAGCGCGCCGGAGCTTGCCCGGCTCACGCTCAATATCGCTGCGACACACCATGATTGGCGTGTCGGCGGCCAACGTCTCGTCTACGGCGGCCACACCATCGGATTGGCGTTGGCGCAGGCCACGCGGCTGCTGCCCAACCTGGTCACCGTCCTCGGTTGGGAGTCCTGCGACCACACCGGGCCCGTCCACGAGGGCGATACGCTGCATAGCGAGCTACATGTCGAGGGCGCAGAACCGCTGCCAAACGGTCGCGGCGGCGTGCTGAAGCTGCGCTCGCAGGTCTATGCCATCCCAGGGGGTAGGAGCGCAGCGACTGGGGGGACAGGCATAGGCGAGCCCGATCGTAAAGTGCTCGACTGGCGGTTCAGCGCGCTCCAGTTCTGAGCACAATGGGCCTGTGACGCCGATGGCCTTTCCCGTCGCCGTGCTGACGCGAGCGCGGCGGGCCGCCGATGCGTTCCACCAGCTCACGGGTGTGGCGGTCGACGCTGCCGAACTCCTCGCTGGACGCGCCGCCCTGCTCGGGCTGTCACCTCGAGGGAAGGTCTCGGCAGGGGGCGCCACCCAACTGATGCGCAGTCGGGACGGATGGTGCGCGCTGACGTTGTCACGGCAAGAGGATGTCGACGCCATACACGCGCTGACCGAATCCGTCGACAGCGATCCCTGGCACGCCGTTGAGAACTGGGTGGCCGAACATGCGTGCGCCGACATCACCGCGCGCGCCCGGCTGCTCGGCCTTCCAGTCGCGGCACTCGGCGAAACACCCGCCGCGCCACCACGGATCAGCGATCTAGGCGCCCCGGCCGCCCCGCGGGGCGTCGACGGACTCTTGGTCGCCGACCTGTCGTCCATGTGGGCCGGCCCGCTGTGCGGCCAGCTCCTCAGGCGAGCGGGCGCCACTGTGGTCAAGGTCGAAAGCCATGCTAGGCCCGATGGCACCCGCGCCGGCCCGCCGGCATTCTTCGACTGGATGAACAGCGGAAAGCTGTCATACGCCGCCGATTTCGACGAGCCATCCGGTCTGCGGCGGCTCCTCGAGGCCGCCGACGTCGTCATCGAATCCTCACGGCCCGCGGCGCTTAGGCATCGGAGCCTCGGCCCAACGTCGCACGGCGGCCAGGTCTGGCTGCGGATCACCGGCCACGGAACCGATGGCGAGCGGGCGAACTGGGTCGCCTTCGGTGACGACGCCGCGGTAGCCGGCGGTCTCGTCGGCGGCGCCGACGCCGATCCAGTGTTCTGCGGCGACGCGATCGCTGACCCACTGACGGGTCTGCACGCGGCGCTCGCAATCGCGGAGTCACTACACCAAGGCGGAGGCGAGCTGATTGAACTGTCGATGGCCGCCGTCGCCGCCACCTACGCCGCCGATGACCGGACCGCCGAAACCCCTTGCAAGGCAACGCCGGCCCCGTCTCCACCCGCTGCCGCGCTGGGTGCCGACAACGCGACCGTCGAAAGGCTCTGGGTGTCATGCTGATTCAGCGCGCCACGCTGCTCGACGGCAGCACCACCGACATCCGCGTCGACGAACAAATCACCGACGTCGGCGACCTAGAGCCGGACAAGGGTGAGCAGGTCTTCGATGCCGCGGGCGCAACGGTCATCCCCGGGCTACACGACCACCATGTGCACCTGCGCTCGGCGGCCGCGGCGTTGACTTCGGCGCGCGTCGGCCCCGCCGAGGTGCGGGGCCGTGACGACCTGGCCCGCGCGCTGGCCGACGCACCCGTGGGCTCTGACGGCTGGATCAGGGCGGTCGGCTACCACGAGGCCGTGGCGGGACCGCTCGACCGGCGCGCGCTCGACGATCTGTCGCCACCCGTGCCCGTGCGCGTGCAGCACCGCAGCGGTGTGCTGTGGACACTGAACTCTGCGGGGCTGGCCAGGGTGGGGCTGACCGATCACCCTGACGGACGACTGCGCAGTTCAGACCGCAGTTGGTCAGACACGTTGCAGCGCAACGAAAGCGGGCTTGCCGAGATCAGCCGCCGGCTGAGCGAGTACGGCGTCACCGGCGTAACCGATGCCACCCCCGACTTCGAAGTCAGTGACATCCTCAAACTGATGCAGGCCCACCGGCACGGCGAACTCCTGCAGCGCGTGAACTGTTTGGCGCCGGGTAAGCGCATCCTTCACGACGCCGATCTCAACCTCGCCGATCTCACCAAGTGGATCGCCGGACGCCACGCAGAAGACGCGCCCGTCGCGGTGCACTGCGTGACCGCCGCCCAACTCGTCGTGACCCTTTCGGCGCTGCGCGAGGCGGGCCTGCACCCGCAGGACCGCATCGAACACGCGGCCGTCGTGCCTGACGACGTCGTGGCCGAACTCAAAGACCTGCGCGTCACCGTCATCACGCAGCCCAACTTTGTCGCCGAGCGTGGCGACCAGTATCTGACCGACGTCCCCGCCGAGGAGCACCACGAGCTGTGGCGGCTGGCGTCACTGCTCAGAGCGGGGGTGAAGGTCGCGCTCTCCACCGATATGCCGTTCGGCCAAAGCGACCCGTGGGCCACCATCCGGGCTGCCGTTCACAGGACCACCGCGAGCGGCGCAGTCCTCAACGCCGATGAATGTGTTTCGGCGCGTGAGGCTTTGACGATGTTCTTCGGCGTATCGAGCACGCCCACCGAGGCACGAGCCATAGCGAAGGGCCAGCCCGGCGACCTGTGCCTGCTGGCAGCCCCGCCAACAGAGGTACTCGAAGAACTCGACGCGAACATGGTTGCCGCGACCGTCATCGCGGGCCAGGTCGTCTTCGAACGCGGTTGACGGTCTCTCAGTCAAGCCGCGGCGGGGGCGAACGCCCTGCGCAGCAGCGCGCACTGGCTTTTGAAGAACGATTGCGACACATGGGCTTTCGGCACAACGCCGTCGAAGCCGTGGAACGCTCCGGGAACGACCTCGACCTCGCATGGCACACCGGCGGCTTCAAGCCGCTCGGCGTAGGCCAGGTCCTCGTCGTGAAACAGGTCCAACGTGCCGACACCCACCCAGGCAGGCGGCAATCCGCTGAGATCTTCGCGCCGCGCGGGCACGGCGACCTCTGGGTCCGCACCGCCGAGGTATGCCGACCAGCCGTACTTATTGCTGGACTGGTTCCACATCCGAAGCCCCGGATTGTCGAGATGCCTGCCCACAGTGCGGTCGTCGAGCATGGGATAGACCAATAGCTGCGCGGTAAGGGGGATTTCGGCGCGGTCGCGCGTGAGCAGTGCCAACGCCGCGGCCAGCCCTCCGCCTGCACTTGCTCCGCCGATCGCCACCCGTGCGGGGTCGACCGACGGCAGCCGAACCAGCCATTGCAACGCCGAATAGCAGTCCTCGAGCGGCGCCGGATACGGATGGTCGGGCGCCAGCCGGTAGTCCACCGACGCGACAACCGCACCGAGTTCGCGGGCGTACCGGCGACATAACGCATCGTCCTGTGCAGCGCTTCCGATGACGTACCCGCCGCCGTGGATCCACAACAGCGCCGGCACGTGGCCCGTCACTCCGGTGGGGCGGAACAGTCGAATCCCGACACCGGACGGCAGCGTCAGCACCTCGATATCGCTCGGCGGCCGGCGCCGCCACAGCAGGCGCTCCGCTGCGCGCAGAAACGGCACCGTCGCGGGTGTGACGATCTGCTTGGGGAGGTGGCGCGCGGCGCGGCGCAGATCGGGATGAAACTCGGCGGGCGGCATGCGACCAGTATCCGCGCTCACTTCAGCAGCGGGTCCCGCGGCAGGCCGAGGATGCGTTCGGCGATGGTATTGCGGGTGATCTCCGATGTTCCTCCGGCAATGGTCA from Mycobacterium sp. JS623 encodes:
- a CDS encoding amidohydrolase family protein, with protein sequence MLIQRATLLDGSTTDIRVDEQITDVGDLEPDKGEQVFDAAGATVIPGLHDHHVHLRSAAAALTSARVGPAEVRGRDDLARALADAPVGSDGWIRAVGYHEAVAGPLDRRALDDLSPPVPVRVQHRSGVLWTLNSAGLARVGLTDHPDGRLRSSDRSWSDTLQRNESGLAEISRRLSEYGVTGVTDATPDFEVSDILKLMQAHRHGELLQRVNCLAPGKRILHDADLNLADLTKWIAGRHAEDAPVAVHCVTAAQLVVTLSALREAGLHPQDRIEHAAVVPDDVVAELKDLRVTVITQPNFVAERGDQYLTDVPAEEHHELWRLASLLRAGVKVALSTDMPFGQSDPWATIRAAVHRTTASGAVLNADECVSAREALTMFFGVSSTPTEARAIAKGQPGDLCLLAAPPTEVLEELDANMVAATVIAGQVVFERG
- a CDS encoding CoA transferase, encoding MAFPVAVLTRARRAADAFHQLTGVAVDAAELLAGRAALLGLSPRGKVSAGGATQLMRSRDGWCALTLSRQEDVDAIHALTESVDSDPWHAVENWVAEHACADITARARLLGLPVAALGETPAAPPRISDLGAPAAPRGVDGLLVADLSSMWAGPLCGQLLRRAGATVVKVESHARPDGTRAGPPAFFDWMNSGKLSYAADFDEPSGLRRLLEAADVVIESSRPAALRHRSLGPTSHGGQVWLRITGHGTDGERANWVAFGDDAAVAGGLVGGADADPVFCGDAIADPLTGLHAALAIAESLHQGGGELIELSMAAVAATYAADDRTAETPCKATPAPSPPAAALGADNATVERLWVSC
- a CDS encoding MaoC family dehydratase, translating into MATSAAVNGPYFDDLEVGQVFDSAPSMTLSQGAAGAHQAIIGDRLRLALDAQLAYAVTGATSALAHPALVCDVAVGQSTLATLRVKANLFYRGLEFHRFPVIGDSLFTRTEVVGLKQNSAKPGRAPTGLAALRMTTVDQIGRLVLDFYRCAMLPLSAERDTGHNDDLSSIGADLAKPPDPTADWDADVYREKVPGAHFDAGVAGAVLQSTADVVTSAPELARLTLNIAATHHDWRVGGQRLVYGGHTIGLALAQATRLLPNLVTVLGWESCDHTGPVHEGDTLHSELHVEGAEPLPNGRGGVLKLRSQVYAIPGGRSAATGGTGIGEPDRKVLDWRFSALQF
- a CDS encoding alpha/beta hydrolase; the encoded protein is MPPAEFHPDLRRAARHLPKQIVTPATVPFLRAAERLLWRRRPPSDIEVLTLPSGVGIRLFRPTGVTGHVPALLWIHGGGYVIGSAAQDDALCRRYARELGAVVASVDYRLAPDHPYPAPLEDCYSALQWLVRLPSVDPARVAIGGASAGGGLAAALALLTRDRAEIPLTAQLLVYPMLDDRTVGRHLDNPGLRMWNQSSNKYGWSAYLGGADPEVAVPARREDLSGLPPAWVGVGTLDLFHDEDLAYAERLEAAGVPCEVEVVPGAFHGFDGVVPKAHVSQSFFKSQCALLRRAFAPAAA